In one Cryptococcus deuterogattii R265 chromosome 11, complete sequence genomic region, the following are encoded:
- a CDS encoding cytoplasmic protein produces the protein MPEQTTISPCCVTGHIHSGNPLGSISIQHGLRTYVSLPCSAHERKAEGQVSKKHDTVILISDIFGIDLVNSKLVADEWAGQGYKVLLPDFFEGDSIPDSLLQSIVPNVRYQAEASALTKAADTAKSAAALGPWLVKHREAVIRPLVEKFVHAVRSDPSTGKIAVVGYCLGARYALLLAQPQSGGKPSVDVVVANHPSFLVLDDVKNIKSTPCIILKGDKDDLMSEDELDKVQEVMKQNLGEKLMVKRFPGAVHGFTIRGDMEDGQEKSQKEQANKDSFEFVARYFKH, from the exons ATGCCCGAGCAAACCACCATTTCACCCTGCTGCGTCACAGGCC ACATCCACTCCGGAAATCCCCTCGGCTCTATCTCCATCCAACATGGCCTCCGCACCTATGTCTCCCTCCCTTGCTCTGCCCATGAAAGGAAAGCTGAAGGGCAAGTGAGCAAGAAACACGACACAGTCATCTTGATCTCTGATATCTTCGGGATCGACCTCGTCAATTCCAAGCTCGTCGCCGATGAATGGGCCGGCCAAGGGTACAAGGTGCTTCTGCCTGATTTCTTTGAGGGTGATTCTATCCCCGATTCTCTTCTACAG TCGATCGTGCCGAACGTGAGATACCAAGCCGAGGCTTCAGCACTCACCAAAGCAGCCGATACCGCGAAGTCGGCCGCTGCTCTTGGTCCTTGGCTCGTCAAGCACCGCGAGGCTG TCATTCGACCGCTTGTAGAGAAATTCGTCCATGCCGTCCGCTCTGACCCATCCACCGGTAAGATCGCCGTCGTCGGCTACTGCCTTGGTGCGCGCTacgccctcctcctcgcccaaCCCCAATCTGGCGGTAAACCCAGCGTAGACGTTGTGGTAGCGAaccacccttctttcctcgtccttgacGACGTCAAAAACATCAAATCCACGCCttgcatcatcctcaaaggGGATAAAGATGATCTCAtgagtgaagatgagttgGATAAGGTGCAAGAAGTTATGAAGCAGAATTTGGGTGAGAAATTGATGGTCAAGAGGTTCCCTGGGGCAGTGCATGGGTTCACGATAAGAGGTGATATGGAGGACGGGCAGGAAAAGTCGCAAAAGGAGCAGGCAAACAAGGACTCTTTTGAATTCGTTGCAAGATACTTTAAACACTag
- a CDS encoding translation initiation factor 4B: protein MALHEFFEEAATSGSSWADDDFDLPTAPAAREESGSGLKRGDPGYFESLPDRGSRQATFPGAPAQREELPLPTVPPFTAFIGNLSFEPDVEDEVRAFFNDLDPVSVRIVKDPQGKPKGFGYVEFKTQDGLKQALDRSMSQLQGRTIRVNVAEAPSTSRHPPSAAEEASQWRRSTPLASRESSSQPSRRTGGPSEPAADLDWSVARGAKFTPSAPAAPHSGIRRDSSGTGHTREPRDPGVSDTADQWRSSRPLAEKLDRDVPPHQAGVAPPIVAPSLADTEQTWSRGTKLRTPASTSRQSSADSTPSSGAPQERKKLNLKPRTAGSPSATAATVGAPSSGIFGAAKPVDSAAREKAAEEKLAQREEERRKAREEAEKQKAAAGDKPVEGEKLGWREEKLRSIKAAQDKVAGKPTAAPGTTGGGRKGSADKGKKDEQGFEQVQPSRKSSQTGSAAENKPKKDYSTRPQFSFAAAAGSMRNSLVEDKDEEDVAKGVEEVKI from the exons ATGGCTTTGCACGAGttctttgaagaagccg CTACCAGCGGCTCTTCGTGGGCTGACGACGATTTTGACCTCCCCACCGCAC CCGCCGCGCGTGAGGAGTCTGGATCTGGTCTCAAGAGGGGCGACCCCGGATACTTTGAATCCCTCCCGGACCGAGGCTCTCGCCAAGCCACGTTTCCCGGTGCCCCCGCCCAGCGCGAAGAACTTCCTCTCCCCACTGTGCCTCCCTTCACCGCTTTCATTGGTAACCTCTCTTTTGAGCCtgatgttgaagatgaggtgcGAGCTTTCTTCAACGATCTCGACCCTGTTAGTGTAAGGATCGTCAAGGACCCTCAGGGTAAGCCCAAAGGCTTTGGATATGTGGAATTCAAGACCCAAGATGGCTTGAAGCAGGCTCTGGATAGGAGTATGTCTCAGTTGCAGGGTAGGACCATTCGCGTGAATGTAGCCGAGGCTC CTTCCACTTCTCGTCACCCCCCTTCTGCCGCCGAGGAAGCTAGCCAGTGGCGACGATCCACCCCTCTTGCGTCTCGCgaatcctcttcccaaccTTCCCGCCGAACCGGCGGCCCCTCCGAGCCTGCTGCCGATTTGGACTGGTCCGTCGCCCGAGGCGCCAAATTCACCCCTTCCGCTCCCGCCGCTCCCCATTCTGGTATTCGACGCGATTCTTCTGGCACAGGTCACACTCGTGAGCCCCGTGACCCTGGAGTGAGCGACACCGCCGACCAATGGAGGAGTAGCAGGCCTTTAGCCGAGAAGCTTGATCGCGACGTACCTCCTCACCAAGCCGGTGTGGCGCCTCCTATCGTGGCCCCCAGCCTTGCGGATACTGAGCAAACTTGGTCAAGAGGTACTAAGCTTCGAACACCTGCTAGTACTTCCCGTCAAAGTTCTGCTGACTCTaccccttcttctggcGCGCCtcaagagaggaagaaactTAATCTCAAACCCCGAACTGCTGGCTCCCCCTCTGCCACCGCCGCCACCGTTGGTGCCCCGTCTTCTGGCATCTTTGGCGCTGCCAAGCCCGTCGATTCTGCTGCTAGGGAAAAGGCTGCGGAGGAGAAGCTCGCCCAGcgtgaagaggagaggagaaaggcaagggaagaggcggagaAGCAAAAAGCTGCAGCCGGAGACAAACCTGTTGAGGGTGAGAAGTTGGGatggagggaagaaaagttgAGGTCTATCAAGGCCGCCCAGGACAAGGTTGCCGGTAAGCCCACCGCCGCTCCCGGTACCACCGGTGGGGGTCGAAAGGGTTCTGCggacaagggcaagaaggacGAACAAGGTTTTGAGCAAGTCCAACCCTCTCGTAAATCGTCCCAAACCGGATCGGCTGCGGAGAACAAGCCCAAGAAGGATTATTCTACCAGGCCGCAGTTCTCTTTTGCGGCGGCTGCGGGCTCGATGAGGAACAGTTTGGTagaggacaaggatgaggaggatgtggcCAAGGGCGTTGAGGAGGTCAAGATTTAA